In the genome of Nonomuraea sp. NBC_00507, the window CGCCGGTCGAGCGCGACCTGTTCGAGAAGGTCGGCGAGATGTGGGCGGGGCGCCAGATCAGCAACGACTACGACCTGCGCGACGACCGGTTCTCCCTGCTCGACCCGGTGCCGGTGGCCGGCGTCGTGCCTGAATACCGGACGGCGACGTACGGCGGCGTGCAGGTGCGCGTGCTGCCCACCCCAGGGCACACCCCCGGCTCCGTGACGTACGTCGTCGGCAAGGCCGCCTTCACCGGCGACCTCATCTACGCCCCGGGCAAGGTATGGTCTCTGGCCGCGACCCAGTGGTCGTACACCGAGAACGAGGGCCCGGCCATGGTCATCCTGAGCTCCGAGCTCCTCCAGCGGGAGGAGCTCGAGGTGTTACTGCCGTCGCACGGCGAGCCGATGACCGACCCGCACGACGCGCTCCGGCAGCTCTCCCAGTCCATGCAGCGGTATGTGAACTTCCGTCGCCCCCACCCCTGGGACGTACGCGGACTCCTCCACAACCCCTTCGTCGAGGTGACCTCCCACCTGCTGATGAACCGGAGCGCCAATTCCCACAGCTACGTCCTGCTGTCGGACTCCGGCGCCGCCATGGTCTTCGACTTCGGCTACGACATGTCCACCGGTCTGGTGCACAACACCTCACGCGCGGCCCGCCGCCCCTGGCTGGCCTCGCTCCCCGCCCTGCGTGAGCACTACGGCGTCACCAGCATCGAGGTCGCCCTCCCCACCCACTACCACGACGACCACGTGGCCGGCATGCCGCTGCTGCGCGACGTCGAGGGTACGCAGATCTGGACCCCGTCCCACATGGCCCCCATCCTGGCCACGCCACTCCACCATGATCTGCCCTGCCAGTGGTTCGACCCCATCCCCTCCGACCGGGTGCTCGAGCTGGGGGAGACCGTGCGGTGGCGGGAGTACGAGATCACGGTGCACGACCTGCCGGGGCACACGTTGTTCGCGGCGGCGTACGAGTTCCAGGTGGATGGCCACCGGGTGCTGGTCACCGGCGACCAGCAGGACGGCATGGGCATCCCCGGCGAACGCCAGGAGAGCCTGAACTTCCAGTACAAGAACAGGTTCAGGATCGAGGACTACCGCAAGAGCGCCGCACTCTACCGGCGCCTGCGCCCCGACCTCATGGTCAGCGGCCACTGGCGCCCCCGCTGGGTGGACGACGACTATCTGCACATGCTGACCGAACGCGGCGAGGAACTCGTCGCCCTCCACTACGACCTGCTCCCGCTGGACCACCTGGACCTGGGGGCGGACGGGGTGCTGTGCCGCCTGACGCCTTACTACGCGAGCGTTCCCGCGGGCGGCGAGCTGGTGCTCACGGCCACCGTGCGCAACCCGTTCCCGGACAAGGTCGTGGCCACCATCGAGCCCGTCGTTCCCCCGGGCTGGCAGCGGGAGCAAGGGTCCCTGACGCTAAGGCTGCCCGGAGGGGGTATGGAGCAGGTGCATCTCCGTCTCGGCGCCGACGTCGTGCCGCGACGCCGCGTTCGCCTGGCAGTCGACGTGACCATCGGCGATCTGCGTCTCGGGCAGCACGCCGAGGCGCTGGTCGACGTGGTCGGGGAAGGGCCTCGATGACCTTAGAGCGGCGTACCCCCGTCAGCCGTTCCCGGCGGCCCACCATCAAGGATGTCGCAGAGGCCGCCGGCGTCTCCCGCTCCACCGTCTCCCGCGCGCTGACCGGCCGCGGGTACGCCGCCAGCGACGTGCGCGAGCGGGTCCTGCGCGCGGCCGCCGAGCTCGGATACGTTCCCGACGTCATGGCCCGCACGCTCAAACAGCAGGTCAGCAGGTCCGTCGGGATCCTGGTGAGCGACCTGCGCAACCCGTTCTACGCGGAGCTGGCGGCCGGGGCCAGCAGGGAGGCCCGCGAGCGCGGCTACACCATGGTGCTGGCGGACACGAGCCTGTCGGCCGAGGCGGAGAGCGAGGCCGCCGAGGCGCTCGTCGCGCTCAGGGTGGCGGGCGTGGTGGTGACCCCCAACTCCTCGGCCGTGTCCACCTACCTCTCCTCCCACGGCATCCCGGTGGTCGAGGTGGACCGGCAGTTCGCGCCCGGCTCGACGGACGGGGTGGTGGTGGGCAACCGCGTCGGCGCCCGTACGGCCACCGCGCACCTGGTCGCGCTGGGGCACCGCAGGATCGCGCTGTTCATCGACGAGACCGACTGGACCACCGGCTACGAGCGTTACCAGGGTTACCTCGAGGCGCTCGGCGCGGGTGACATCAAGGTGGATCCCGGCCTGGTCGTCTCGTCCGGCTGGGACGTGGCGGACGCGCGGCGCCGGGCGCTCGACATGTTGCGCGGGCCCGACCGGCCGACCGCCGTGTTCGCCGCCAACAACGTGCTCGCCGAGGGCGTCTGGCGGTCCATCCGCGAGCTGGGGCTGAGGGTGCCGGACGACATCAGCCTGGTCGCCTTCGACGACGCGCCCTGGATGAGCATGGTCTCGCCCATGGTCACCACCGTCTCGCAGGACACCTTCGGCCTGGGTGCGACGGCGATACGCAGGCTGGACGAGCGGATCGGGATGCCGGAGGCGGACTCCGTCACGACTGTGCTCACTGTGCAGCTCGTGGCCCGCGAATCGACTGCATCACCGCCCATAATCTGACATTTCACCCATTGGGTGCGTTGACCGACGGGAGAGGTCGCCCTAGGATCCGCTGTGGGAACGATGTCACAAGCCCTTGACGCGGCAGCCGTTCCCGTTGGAGGCCCCATGGAGCACGTTGGCGCAGACCCGGCCTGGGCGCACGGGGGGCCGCTGCCGGCGGTGCTCGCGGCACACGTGGAAGGACATCTCGCCGCCGCGCGGGGCATGGCGGCGCTGATCCCGGACGTGGAGGCCGCCGCGGACCTGATCATCGCGACGTTCGCGCACGGCGGCACTCTTTACACGATGGGCAACGGCGGCAGCGCGGCCGACGCCCAGCACCTCACCGGTGAGCTGATCGGCCACTACAAGCGCGAGCGCCGCCCGCTGCCCACGGTGACGCTGACGACCGACGCCACGGTCATGACGTGCATCGCCAACGACTACGCCTACGACAACGTGTTCGCCCGCCAGGTGCAGGCGCTGGCCCGTCCGGGCGACATGGTGGCGGCGTTCACCACCAGCGGCAACTCGCCCAACGTCATCAGCGCGCTCAAGGCCGCACGGAGCAAGGGCGCGGCGACAGTACTGTTCGGCGGCAGAGACGGAGGTGCCGCCGCCGAGCACGCCGACCACCTCCTCCTCGCCCCCTCCTCAGAGACGCCGCGCATCCAGGAGATCCACACACTGATGCTGCACATGATCAGCGAGAAGGTCGACGCTTGGGCGGCCGCATGACCCGGCGCCCGGCACCCATGGCCAACGCCCCCTCCGGCGCCCAGCCGTCCGGCCTGCCGCGTGCCCCCCGCCCGGCGGCCACCCCCGGCCGCACCCTGCACATGATCGGCAACGCGCACCTCGACCCGGTGTGGCTGTGGCCCTGGCAGGAGGGATATCAGGAGGCCCGCGCGACGTTCTGGTCGGCCATCCACCGCATGGACGAATACCCCGACTTCGTCTTCACCTGTGACCAGGTCGTGCTGCTGTCCTGGGTGGAGGAGTCGGACCCGGAGCTGTTCGCCAGGATCCAGGAGAAGGTGGCGGAAGGCCGCTGGGCGATGGCCGGCGGCTGGTGGGTGGAGCCCGACTGCAACATGCCCTCCGGCGAGTCGTTCGTCCGCCAGGGCCTGTACGGGCAGCGCTACCTGAAGGAGAAGTTCGGCATCACCGCGACGGTCGGCATGAACGTCGACCCGTTCGGCCACAACGCCATGCTGCCCGCGATCCTGCGCGGCCAGGGCATGGACTCCTACTGCTTCCTGCGCCCCGGACCGCACGAGGCCGACCTGCCCTGCACGATGTTCTGGTGGGAGAGCCCCGACGGCAGCCGCGTGCTGGCGTACCGGATCCCGTTCGAATACTGCAGCCCGCCCGGCGAGGTCGCCGGCCAGACCGAGAAGGCCCTGGGCCAGCTCGACCGCTCGCTCGGCGACCTGATGATCTTCTACGGGGTGGGCAACCACGGCGGCGGCCCCACCAAGGCCAACATCGAGTCCATCCACCGCTACGACCGGATGGGCACCTTCGGCGAGCTGACGATGTCCTCGCCGCGCCGCTACTTCGACGAGATGGCCAAGCGCCTGGGCGAGCAGGGCCTGGCCGAGCTGCCGGTGTGGCACGACGATCTGCAGCACCACGCCGCCGGCTGCTACTCCGCGCACTCCGGCGTCAAGGCGTGGCAGCGCCGGGCGCAGGCCGCGGTCCTGTCGGCCGAGCGGTGGGCGGCCGTTGCCGGCCACGACGTGCGCGCGGACCTGGAGCGGGCCTGGAAGCAGGTGCTGTTCAACCAGTTCCACGACGTGCTGCCCGGCTCGGCGATCGAGCCCGCCTACGACGACGCCCGCGACCAGCTCGGCGAGGCCGTCGCGATCGCCAAGCGGATCATCACCCGGGCCCACAACGTGATCGCCCGTGACATCCGCATCCCGCAGGAGGACGGCACCCAGCCGGTGGTCGTCTTCAACCCGCACCCGTGGCCGGTCACGACCCGGGTCGAGATGCAGTACGGGCTCGCGCCGGCGGGCGTGCGGGTCGTGGACGCGGACGGCGCCGACGTGCCCTGCCAGCGCACGCAGTCGGTCGCCACCACCGACGACAAGGGCCGCGGCGCCACGGTCTTCCAGGCCGAGCTGCCACCGCTGGGCTACCGCCTCTACCGCCTGCGCCAGGGCGCCGCGACGGCCCCGAGCGGCCTGTCGTGCGGCGAGACCCACATCGAGAACGACGTGCTCCGCCTGGAGCTCGACCCCGCGACCGGCTGGCTGTCCAGCCTGCTCGACAAGCGCACCGGCGTCGACCTGGTGGCCGGCGCGGCGGGCGAGCACACGGTGATCTGCGAGGACCCGACCGACACCTGGGGGCACCGCGTCATCTCCTACGACTGGCCGGGCGAGGCGATGGCGGTCACGAACATCGTGCTGCGCGAGCAGGGCCCGCTGCGTGCCCGCATCCGGGTGGAGCGGGAGTGGGGCCGCTCGACGATGGTGGAGGAGTTCATCCTGGGCGCGGGCGGCGACGACGCGGTCGAGGTGCGGGTCACCATCGACTGGCGGGAGCAGGCCCACCTGATGAAGCTGCGTTTCCCGGTCGCGCTGGAGTCCCCGGCCGCCACCTATGAGATCCCGTTCGGGCACTTGAGCAAGCCACTCGACGGGGCCGAGGAACCGGCGCAGTCGTGGGTGGATCTGTCGGGGGCCGGCGCCGGCCTCGCCGTCGTGAACAACGCCAAGCACGGCTACGACGTATCGCCCGGCGACCCCGGCCGCAGCCCCAGCATCGGCATCACCGCCGTGCGCAGCCCCGTCTACGCCTGGCACGACCCACGGCTGCTGGACCCGGAAGGGTACTACTCCTACCAGGACCAGGGGACGCAGCGGTTCACGTACCTGCTGGTGCCGCACGCCGGCGACTGGCGGGCGGCCGGGCTCGCGCGGCGGGCCGCGCTGCTCGGCTCCCCGGTGCGCGCCATGCTGGAGAGCTTCCACGACGGCGCGCTCCCCGCCGCCCGCGGCTACCTCGACGACAGCGGCGGCCAGATCATGGTCACCGCGGTGAAGGCGCACGAGGACACCCCACGCGACCTTGTCGTCCGCGCCGTCGAGACCACCGGGCGGGCCGGCGTGGCCACCTTCGACATCCCGCTCGCCGGGGTCCGGCTCACGGCGGACTTCGGGCCGAGCGAGATCCGTACGTTCCGGATCCCGCTCGACGATCCGCTCTCCGCGGTCGAGACGAACCTCGTCGAGCTGACCACCCGCAAGGGCGCGTTCACAGTGGAAGCATGGTGATCATCGCCGACCGCCGAGGGCGGCGAGCTGGTCGTCGAGGCGCCCGAGCCGGGCATGGCCGCGTGGCGGTGGGGCGAGCGGCTGCCGAAGGGCATGTACCTGAAGCTGTCGCACGCGTGGAGCGTGGGAGTGCTGCTGGCCTGCGAGCAGGTGCTGGCTCGAGACCGGGTGCCCCTGGGTCAGGTCAGGCGGGCACGTCCTTGATGAAGACGATCCCGTCGTTCTCGCCGAGGTGGGCCGGGTCGAGCGCGAAATAGCCGTAATTAGCAGATATGTCGGTCCGCGGGACCGGCTTCGTGCCCGCCTCGGCGAGGGCTGCGGCCAGCCGGCGGGCGTCGATGAGGGAGCGGTTGCCCGGCAGCGTGTACAGCAGCCCCTCCAGGGTCTCGGGGTGGGGAGCGGGAAGCGCCTGATGCGGGATGGCGCCGAGTGCCGAGGCCAGGAAGGCGTACTGGCCGCCCAGGCGGGCGCTGACGATCGCGCCGGC includes:
- a CDS encoding MBL fold metallo-hydrolase; amino-acid sequence: MSSDVTEVVPGVFRVADTCHVYVAAAPAQAGEERTGIAIDFGSGRVLDLLPEMGIDRLTHVLMTHHHRDQAQGLARAVGAGIPIHVPPVERDLFEKVGEMWAGRQISNDYDLRDDRFSLLDPVPVAGVVPEYRTATYGGVQVRVLPTPGHTPGSVTYVVGKAAFTGDLIYAPGKVWSLAATQWSYTENEGPAMVILSSELLQREELEVLLPSHGEPMTDPHDALRQLSQSMQRYVNFRRPHPWDVRGLLHNPFVEVTSHLLMNRSANSHSYVLLSDSGAAMVFDFGYDMSTGLVHNTSRAARRPWLASLPALREHYGVTSIEVALPTHYHDDHVAGMPLLRDVEGTQIWTPSHMAPILATPLHHDLPCQWFDPIPSDRVLELGETVRWREYEITVHDLPGHTLFAAAYEFQVDGHRVLVTGDQQDGMGIPGERQESLNFQYKNRFRIEDYRKSAALYRRLRPDLMVSGHWRPRWVDDDYLHMLTERGEELVALHYDLLPLDHLDLGADGVLCRLTPYYASVPAGGELVLTATVRNPFPDKVVATIEPVVPPGWQREQGSLTLRLPGGGMEQVHLRLGADVVPRRRVRLAVDVTIGDLRLGQHAEALVDVVGEGPR
- a CDS encoding D-sedoheptulose-7-phosphate isomerase: MEHVGADPAWAHGGPLPAVLAAHVEGHLAAARGMAALIPDVEAAADLIIATFAHGGTLYTMGNGGSAADAQHLTGELIGHYKRERRPLPTVTLTTDATVMTCIANDYAYDNVFARQVQALARPGDMVAAFTTSGNSPNVISALKAARSKGAATVLFGGRDGGAAAEHADHLLLAPSSETPRIQEIHTLMLHMISEKVDAWAAA
- a CDS encoding alpha-mannosidase — encoded protein: MTRRPAPMANAPSGAQPSGLPRAPRPAATPGRTLHMIGNAHLDPVWLWPWQEGYQEARATFWSAIHRMDEYPDFVFTCDQVVLLSWVEESDPELFARIQEKVAEGRWAMAGGWWVEPDCNMPSGESFVRQGLYGQRYLKEKFGITATVGMNVDPFGHNAMLPAILRGQGMDSYCFLRPGPHEADLPCTMFWWESPDGSRVLAYRIPFEYCSPPGEVAGQTEKALGQLDRSLGDLMIFYGVGNHGGGPTKANIESIHRYDRMGTFGELTMSSPRRYFDEMAKRLGEQGLAELPVWHDDLQHHAAGCYSAHSGVKAWQRRAQAAVLSAERWAAVAGHDVRADLERAWKQVLFNQFHDVLPGSAIEPAYDDARDQLGEAVAIAKRIITRAHNVIARDIRIPQEDGTQPVVVFNPHPWPVTTRVEMQYGLAPAGVRVVDADGADVPCQRTQSVATTDDKGRGATVFQAELPPLGYRLYRLRQGAATAPSGLSCGETHIENDVLRLELDPATGWLSSLLDKRTGVDLVAGAAGEHTVICEDPTDTWGHRVISYDWPGEAMAVTNIVLREQGPLRARIRVEREWGRSTMVEEFILGAGGDDAVEVRVTIDWREQAHLMKLRFPVALESPAATYEIPFGHLSKPLDGAEEPAQSWVDLSGAGAGLAVVNNAKHGYDVSPGDPGRSPSIGITAVRSPVYAWHDPRLLDPEGYYSYQDQGTQRFTYLLVPHAGDWRAAGLARRAALLGSPVRAMLESFHDGALPAARGYLDDSGGQIMVTAVKAHEDTPRDLVVRAVETTGRAGVATFDIPLAGVRLTADFGPSEIRTFRIPLDDPLSAVETNLVELTTRKGAFTVEAW
- a CDS encoding LacI family DNA-binding transcriptional regulator, which gives rise to MTLERRTPVSRSRRPTIKDVAEAAGVSRSTVSRALTGRGYAASDVRERVLRAAAELGYVPDVMARTLKQQVSRSVGILVSDLRNPFYAELAAGASREARERGYTMVLADTSLSAEAESEAAEALVALRVAGVVVTPNSSAVSTYLSSHGIPVVEVDRQFAPGSTDGVVVGNRVGARTATAHLVALGHRRIALFIDETDWTTGYERYQGYLEALGAGDIKVDPGLVVSSGWDVADARRRALDMLRGPDRPTAVFAANNVLAEGVWRSIRELGLRVPDDISLVAFDDAPWMSMVSPMVTTVSQDTFGLGATAIRRLDERIGMPEADSVTTVLTVQLVARESTASPPII